In a single window of the Carassius gibelio isolate Cgi1373 ecotype wild population from Czech Republic chromosome A12, carGib1.2-hapl.c, whole genome shotgun sequence genome:
- the LOC128025377 gene encoding palmitoyltransferase ZDHHC6, translating to MNILSAVIVFENLHEVKRLFHWGPIIALTVIGVCSSMAILDSIIWYWPLDTTGGSINFIMLINWTVLILYNYFNAMFVGPGYIPLEWKPENQQDIMYLQFCRLCQGYKAPRSHHCRKCNRCVMKMDHHCPWINNCCGHMNHAYFTSFLLLAPLGCTHAALIFIMTMYTQLYDRISFGWSTVKIDMNTARHIHHPIMPFSIAAFAATLFALGLALGTTIAVGMLFFIQMKVILRNKTSIEAWIEEKAKDRIQYYQTGEDFIFPYDLGSRWENFKQVFTWSGTPIGDGIEWPVHEKCNQYTLTIEQLKQKHDKRQRSVEYRVVEDYNGACCPLGKGLNTFFRTPCTEEPRIKLTKGETIFATRGTKWWMYGDKVLNEEQANVGGRIRGWFPRRCVEKCHYDSANNSASEEKKEQ from the exons ATGAATATTCTGTCTGCTGTAATTGTGTTTGAGAACCTCCATGAGGTCAAGAGGCTGTTCCACTGGGGTCCGATCATCGCGCTGACGGTCATCGGCGTGTGCTCCTCCATGGCCATACTGGACTCCATCATCTGGTACTGGCCACTGGACACCACAGGAGGGAGCATCAACTTCATCATGCTCATTAACTGGACTGTCCTCATTCTTTACAACTACTTTAATGCCATGTTTGTAGGCCCTGGTTACATTCCTCTGGAGTGGAAACCG GAGAATCAACAAGATATTATGTACTTACAGTTCTGTAGATTGTGCCAAGGCTATAAAGCACCTAGGTCACATCACTGTCGCAAATGTAACAG GTGTGTGATGAAGATGGATCATCATTGTCCCTGGATCAACAACTGCTGTGGTCACATGAATCATGCGTACTTCACTAGCTTCCTCCTGCTTGCTCCACTGGGCTGCACACATGCCGCGCTAATATTTATCATGACCATGTACACTCAACTTTATGATCGG ATCTCATTTGGCTGGAGCACAGTGAAGATTGACATGAACACTGCTCGGCACATCCACCATCCCATCATGCCTTTCAGCATTGCAGCATTTGCAGCCACTCTCTTTGCACTGGGACTGGCACTGGGTACCACTATTGCTGTTGGGATGTTGTTTTTTATTCAG ATGAAGGTGATTCTACGAAACAAAACCTCAATAGAAGCATGGATTGAGGAGAAA GCCAAAGACAGAATCCAGTACTACCAAACAGGTGAAGACTTCATCTTCCCCTATGATCTGGGCAGTCGATGGGAGAACTTCAAGCAGGTGTTCACCTGGTCCGGGACCCCCATAGGAGATGGAATCGAATGGCCTGTTCATGAGAAGTGTAACCAGTACACTCTAACC ATTGAGCAGCTGAAGCAAAAACATGATAAACGTCAGAGGAGT GTGGAGTACAGAGTGGTGGAGGACTACAATGGCGCTTGTTGCCCTTTGGGAAAGGGACTAAACACTTTCTTTAGAACACCTTGTACAGAGGAACCCAGGATCAAACTCACAAAGGGGGAGACCATCTTTGCTACAAGAGGAACAAA GTGGTGGATGTATGGAGACAAAGTTTTGAATGAGGAACAGGCTAATG TTGGAGGTCGAATTAGAGGATGGTTTCCGCGGCGCTGTGTTGAAAAGTGTCATTATGACTCGGCGAATAATTCGGCAAGTGAAGAAAAGAAAGAGCAATGA
- the LOC128025376 gene encoding long-chain-fatty-acid--CoA ligase 5-like: protein MEFLFEFLFTPLSTSGLVFLFSLAAVALVHLNTRPKPLHPPTDLNQQTVGVAGGARKTTLLKDDNLISYLYEDAQTLYDVFQRGLRVSGNGPCLGYRKKRQPYQWLKYKQVSDRAEFLGSGLIHRGQKPSQESFIGIFAQNRPEWIIAELACYTYSMVAVPLYDTLGPEALVFIINRAKISTVICDKQDKAETLLDNCEKNLTPVLKTIILMDPYDSALIDRGSKSGVEVLPLKDVEALGKSNHQKPAPPKPEDLSIVCFTSGTTGDPKGAMLTHENVVADAAGVVKTFESVFVPVPSDVSISFLPLAHMFERVVQTVLYSVGGRVGFFQGDIRLLPDDMKALQPTVFPVVPRLLNRVYDKVHSGAHSPFKKWLLNFAIAQKCAEVKQGIIRNDSIWDKLIFHKVQESLGGRVRVMVTGAAPISPTVLTFLRASLGCQIFEAYGQTECTAACSFTIPGDWHTGHVGVPVSCNIVKLVDVEEMNYFASNGEGEVCVKGKNVFRGYLNDPEKTAEALDKDGWLHTGDIGKWLPSGVLKIIDRKKNIFKLAQGEYIAPEKIENVYIRSAPVAQVFVHGDSLQSSLVAIVVPDLEVLPSLAEKLGVKGSLEELCKNQEIKKAIISDLNKLGREAGLKSFEQVKDLYLHPDMFTIENGLLTPTLKAKRADLTKFFKIQIESLYANM, encoded by the exons ATGGAATTTTTGTTCGAGTTCCTGTTTACCCCGCTTTCCACTTCGGGACTGGTGTTTCTGTTTAGTCTCGCCGCTGTAGCTCTGGTCCATCTCAACACCAGGCCTAAACCACTGCATCCACCCACAGACCTCAACCAACAGACTGTGGGCGTAGCA GGTGGCGCTAGAAAAACAACACTCCTGAAAGATGACAACTTGATCTCGTACTTATATGAGGATGCCCAAACTCTATATGACGTTTTTCAAAGAGGGCTACGCGTCTCAG GAAATGGACCGTGCTTGGGATACAGAAAGAAGCGGCAACCTTATCAATGGCTTAAATACAAACAG GTTTCAGACAGAGCTGAATTCTTGGGGTCCGGACTTATCCATCGCGGCCAGAAGCCATCGCAAGAATCATTTATTGGCATCTTCGCCCAGAACCGGCCAGAG TGGATTATCGCTGAACTGGCCTGCTATACCTATTCCATGGTGGCAGTGCCTCTTTACGACACCTTGGGACCTGAGGCTCTTGTGTTCATCATTAATAGAG CAAAGATATCTACGGTGATATGCGATAAGCAGGACAAGGCAGAAACGCTGCTGGATAACTGTGAGAAAAACCTCACACCTGTTTTGAAAACCATCATTCTCATGGACCCCTATGATTCTGCATTGATTGATAGAGGCTCTAAGAGCGGTGTGGAAGTCCTGCCCCTGAAAGATGTAGAG GCCTTGGGAAAGAGCAACCATCAGAAGCCTGCT CCACCAAAACCAGAAGACCTAAGTATTGTTTGTTTTACCAGTGGGACCACAG GGGATCCAAAGGGAGCCATGCTGACCCATGAAAATGTGGTTGCAGATGCAGCCGGCGTGGTTAAGACGTTTGAG AGCGTCTTTGTGCCCGTTCCATCCGACGTGTCCATCTCGTTTTTGCCTCTGGCGCACATGTTTGAAAGAGTTGTACAG ACAGTGCTGTACAGTGTCGGGGGAAGAGTCGGGTTTTTCCAAGGTGATATCAGACTTCTACCAGACGACATGAAAGCCTTGCAGCCTACTGTATTCCCAGTGGTTCCTCGTCTTCTGAATCGTGTTTACGACAAG GTTCATAGCGGTGCCCATTCTCCATTTAAGAAATGGCTTCTGAACTTTGCCATTGCGCAGAAATGTGCAGAGGTCAAGCAGGGCATTATCAGGAATGACAGCATATGGGACAAACTTATCTTTCACAAAGTGCAG GAATCTCTGGGGGGCCGAGTAAGGGTGATGGTGACGGGGGCTGCTCCCATTTCTCCAACTGTGCTCACTTTTCTCCGGGCAAGTCTTGGGTGCCAG ATATTCGAGGCATATGGCCAGACAGAGTGCACTGCGGCTTGTTCTTTCACCATACCGGGAGACTGGCATACTG GCCATGTTGGAGTTCCTGTTTCATGTAATATTGTCAAACTTGTTGATGTGGAGGAAATGAATTACTTTGCATCCAACGGTGAAGGAGAG GTTTGTGTCAAAGGGAAGAATGTGTTTCGTGGGTATCTCAATGACCCAGAAAAGACAGCAGAGGCTTTGGACAAAGATGGATGGCTGCACACTGGAGATATCGGCAAATGGCTGCCT AGTGGAGTGCTGAAGATCATCGACaggaagaaaaacatcttcaaactgGCTCAAGGTGAATACATTGCACCAGAAAAGATCGAAAACGTTTACATTCGGAGCGCTCCAGTCGCCCAAGTGTTTGTGCATGGTGACAGTTTACAG TCCTCTTTAGTGGCCATAGTGGTGCCAGACCTTGAAGTATTGCCAAGTTTGGCAGAAAAACTGGGAGTGAAAGGTTCACTAGAGGAGCTTTGTAAAAACCAG GAAATCAAGAAAGCAATCATCTCTGACCTTAACAAGCTGGGGCGTGAAGCAGGGCTGAAGTCATTCGAACAA GTAAAAGACCTGTACCTCCATCCGGACATGTTCACTATAGAAAACGGTCTCCTCACTCCAACCCTGAAAGCCAAACGGGCAGATCTCACAAAATTCTTTAAAATTCAGATTGAGAGTCTTTATGCTAACATGTAG